The Callospermophilus lateralis isolate mCalLat2 chromosome 18, mCalLat2.hap1, whole genome shotgun sequence nucleotide sequence GTAGCTATTTACAGACAGAGCTGTGAGACCAGTGGGGGATGACTCAGATTTATAGATCTGACTATCCCCTTCCCAGGCCCTCAGGAAGGCAGAGAGCTTGAAGAAATCTCTGTCTGTTATGGAGGCCAAAGTGAAGGCCCAGACCGCACCAAACAAGGATGTACAGAGGGAGATTGCTGACCTTGGTGAGGTAAGGACAGCCTTACTCCCTCGTTGGCCTGCTCATTGCTTGTGTGCCTATGGAGCACAGGCCCTCCCTATGGAGCAAGGCCCTGCCTGTTCTTAAGGAACTCTCACTGTAGCCTCTGGGCTGACTTGTTATCCAGTGGCCTTGCAAAGGGGACTTTTTTGATGCTGGCCTACAAATCCCTGGACCCTGCCTACTGCTTCCAGTGCAGCTGGCAGGAGAGCCCTTTCTAAGCATGAGTCGGGGTGAGGGAGGTGTGGAGGGAGAGTGTCCACTGTTTCCAGGCCTGCCTGGTGTTTCTTAACATCTGGAACTTCCCCTAAGCCTTCTCAGCTGTGCTCATGGCCTGGTAAAGACCAGTCTTACATGAGAGCTGAGCCCTCTTTATAGtgcccctttctctctagccttgcTTGTGACAACTGCCGCAATTGCTACAGTGACTGGTCTCAAGACCAGCAGATATCTTTTCCCAGACACAAGCTGGAGAGGACTTTGGTTTAAAAGAAGGGTGGGGTAGGCTGGAGCTTCATATCCTAGCACCACGTAGCCCAGAGCCAGTTAGTCTTCTGGTTCCTGTTCCAGGCACTGGCCACTGCAGTCATCCCGCAGTGGCAGAAGGACGAATTGCGAGAGACTCTGAAATCCCTGAAGAAGATCATGGATGACCTAGACCGCGCTAGCAAAGCTGACGTCCAAAAGCGAGTGAGTCCTGGCTGTGCTGGTGGCAGGAAGGGAGCCAAGAGGATTTCCTGGACAGAGTCTGGGGTGACTGCTGCCTGGGTTTCAGGGTCTGGGCCTTTGGCCTGACACTCTGCTGAACTTCCTTCTTGTAGGTGTTGGAGAGGACAAAGCAGCTCATCGACAGCAACCCCAACCAGCCCCTGGTTATCCTGGAGATGGAGAGCGGCGCCTCAGCCAAGGCAATCAGGGGCTAGGGTCCGGGCACTTCCCGGCCTGTCCACTGCATGTCCCCTTCCTTCTTGGCCTCATCAGCCTTCTGGTGGCAGATGGGTGGGCTTTGAGTCTCTGAGCCATGTGGTCAACTGAGGGCTCGCTGTCTAGGATTAAGGTTAGACGGAGCCATGGAGAAATATGGGCTGGAAGAAGGAGCAGCTCCCTGGAGTTATAAGGCAAACTTCAGAGCCAGAATGTGGGCAGGGCTCTGGGCTTGGTTCTTCTTCATACAGGCTCCCAGGGAGAGCACCTGCTCTTGGAAGGAATTGGGGTGGTGGCTTGAGGGCTGAGCTCTGTAAACTCCCTGATTTAGAGCAGGGCCTCCTGCCCCAGGGCCCTAGCCTAACACTAGGATCCCCCTGTAGGCTCTGAATGAAGCCTTGAAGCTTTTCAAGACGCATTCCCCACAGACATCTGCCATGCTCTTCACAGTGGACAATGAGGCTGGCAAGATCACCTGCTTGTGTCAAGTCACCCAGGTCAGAAGTCCCTGCAACCTTGTTCCAAAGCCTGTAAACCTCTGCACCTCTGGGAAGCACAATCTGGCTTCTCAGAGTTTGGTTCTTCTGTTGTTTGCTGAGACCTATTTATGTGTGTGCAGCCCTTGTAAAAAAACAGCCAACCTCCTGCCCACCTGTTTGTCACCTTTTTCAGTACCACTTACCCTCAGGCCTTTTCATTTGTGACTACGTGTGACTATACTGGCTGACTTCTGGCTTAGCCACTCTTCATCCTGGCAGTGGCCACTGACTAATCCTCTACCATTTGTCGAGTATGTCTCGGCCTCTGGCAGCAACACCCAGGGCAGGGGGCGGGTAACAGTGGCTTTCCCTCCTTTTTCTTTCCCTCCATGTCCCTTTAATCCTGTCCTATGACCTGACTCCCACTTCCCCTTCCTGTCTTTCAGAATGCAGCCAACCGGGGCTTAAAAGCCAGTGAGTGGGTACAGCAGGTGTCAGGCCTGATGGATGGCAAAGGTGGTGGCAAGGACGTGTCTGCCCAGGCCACAGGCAAGAATGTGGGCTGCCTGCAGGAGGCACTACAGCTGGCCACTTCCTTTGCCCAGCTCCGCCTAGGAGATGTGAAGAACTGAGGGGAGGGGGGCTCTCACTGGCAGGTGTCTCCTGTCACCCGGATACATCAGTCCAGCTGGGAGCTCTCCATCTGCCACAAGGACATAAGAATCTTGAAACTTTATAAACAGCGCCAtccgtcctaacccagcagtaacTGGAACACACCTAAGAGCCATCCTGTGACTCAGTGCCCCATTACATTACTGCCCTTCATATCAATGCCATCTGTTTAGAACTACTACCCCAGGATTGCTATTTAACATCATGCTCGTGTCTGTAGATAACAGTTCTCTGCCAATCAAAGAGTTCTGGGTCTGCAGGTAGGAAAACTTTTTGCTGTAGAGAATAAAAGGACCATGTGCAATAACTTGATGCTGCCATGTGATCTGTGTCCCTTCTTCTCCTGAGGGACCCCTGTCGAATTTATGCTGTGTTCCAGCTGGTTCCTGGTTGCAGTCCTTACTGAGTCAGGCCCCTGAGCCCCCAGGAATTACCTCAAGACATTTGTGGAGGTGTAGGCAAACTAGGTGGGGTGAGATGAAGAGGTATTAATAATTCAATAGAAATGAGCCAGATGtgatggcacacatctgtaatcccagctacttagaaagtgaagcaggaggggctggggatgtggctcaagcggtagcgcgctcgcctggcatgcgtgcggcccgggttcgatcctcagcactacataccaacaaagatgttgtgtctgccaagaactaaaaataaataaataaatatttttttaaaaaagaaagtgaagcaggagaattgcaaatttgcgaccagcctcagccattcagcaagaccctgtctaaaaataaaaaaggactgggaatgtagctcagtggtagagtgccccaggtttgatcctcagtgcagcaaaaaataataaaaacaataaacatGACTTAAGGCTAtggatatagctctgtggtagagcacttgcatagtatataaaggccctggattccatccacagcactgcaaaaaagaaaaaaaaatctaccgaGAGTTAACAAAGCAAAGAAATGCTTTTCTTAGAGCTTCTCTTGGGGAGAACATCTCCATGTCTTAGACCCTCCCTTTGAGGCAGCTGCTGTGAAGTCAGGTGGCTTATGAGAAGAATTCAGTTGTAGCATTGCCCCCCACCCTCACTCCAGTAACTGCCCCATTCCCACTTACTTGACCCAAACACAGCCAGTGAGGATAAAGACCCAGGTCTACCTCTGAATTCAGTTGGTCTAAGTCTAACACTGCAGTTCGGAATCAGTATGTGGGAAGTAAGACATAGCTTGCCTGTGTTAGATACCCGATATAGCTAACTGGTCCTGGGGCCAAGGGTCACTCTTGGCCCTGCCGTCAGAGTTGAAGGGGGAGCAGGTCTATGCTGCAAGAAAGGGGCCCTCCTCCCATAGGGTATGAGAAAGAGGGAGGGGGCTGGGACCCTGGGTTAAAGCCGCATGTGCCAGACAGGTGCCAGAAGTGCTAGAGATTGACTACATTGTCTAGTGCCCAGTGCAGCAAGAGAGACATTCCATCCATTCATTAAACAAGTATATCAACTAGGGCCCGGAGTAcaggaattcaggaacaaaaagtCCTTGCCTTGGACAAATCCATAGAAGAGTTGCACACGTGCAAAATTAAGATAACTGCAACCTTCACAGGAAAAGAAGACTAACATCCTGGCCTGGGAGACGCGATCAGCTGGATTCGGCCTTGTTCCCTCTTGGCAGGCctgggcttccttgccccttgcaAGCGGTAGCGCTCGCTGTTCTTCCTCCAGGCCGGCAAGGGGCAGTGTGGGTTCCCCGTCTGCTGCTATCCCGACAACCCTCACCCGGGCGCGCTTCTTTAAGCTGGCGGAAGAGCCGGCGCGCGAGGCTGGGCTGGGGGCGGAAGCGGCTCGCACTCCGGTGCTGCCATGCCTGGAGACCACCGTCGCATCCGCGGGCCTGAGGAGTCCCAACCACCTCAACTGTACGCGGCGGACGAGGACGAGCCGCCTGTCGCCCGCGACCCGACACGGCTGCGGCCTGTGTACGCGCGCGCAGGGCTTCTGAGCCAGGCCAAGGGGTCGGCCTACCTGGAGGCGGGCGGTACCAAGGTGCTGTGCGCCGTGTCTGGCCCGCGCCAGGCCGAGGGCGGCGAGCGCGGCAGTGGCCCTGCTGGAGCGGGCGGCGAGGCCCCGGCCGCGCTGCGTGGTCGCCTGCTCTGCGACTTTCGCCGCGCACCTTTCTCAGGCCGCAGACGCCGTGCGCCCCCGGGCGGCGGCGAGGAGCGCGAGTTGGCCCTGGCGCTGCAGGAGGCGCTGGAGCCGGCTGTGCGCCTGGGGCGCTATCCGCGCGCACAACTCGAGGTGTCTGCGCTGCTGCTGGAGGACGGCGGCTCGGCGCTGGCCGCCGCGCTCACGGCCGCGGCGCTTGCCCTGGCCGACGCGGGAATTGAGATGTACGACCTAGTGGTGGGCTGTGGCCTGAGCCTCTCACCGGGACCCGCGCCCACCTGGCTGCTGGACCCCACGCGGCTCGAGGAGGAGCGCGCCGCCGCCGGTTTCACCGTGGCGCTTATGCCGGTGCTCAATCAGGTGGCCGGGCTGCTGGGCAGCGGGGAGGGGGGCCAGACCGAGAGCTGGGCCGAGGCCTTGCGCTTGGGCCTCGAAGGCTGCCAGCGCCTCTACCCCGTATTACAGCAGTGCCTGGTGCGGGCAGCCCGCCGGAGGGGAGCGGCCTCCGCATCCTGAGTTCCAAGCCTGAGCACCAACAAATGGAGTGCTGCTGTTGCTGTCCTTGAAAAACCCATGCGGTCGGTCTCCTGCCTCCACCCAGCTAAGAATCTGGAGCACAGGAGAGGAGGTCGAGACGTACACACATGAACCAATGCACTGGACAGCTATGTTTGAGTGACttttttacaaactgttctattaAAGGGACTTTGCTACTTGAGCTGGCACCCAGTTATGATCCAACTGAAGAAACCTATGGAAGCAGCCTTACTCCCAAGTTGAAAAGGACTTAAGCTGGACTTATCTGAAAAATGAGATCTGGAGCTATGGCCTTTTAAGAGATGAACCCTGCATAGGCCAGCTATTGACTCTTTCCAATATAACTGGGCTACTCTTAAGAGGATGAACAAGGGGGCAGTGCCTCAATATCTAAGCTAAAACAtaacaaaaaaactttttttttaatgttgtagaAACgtcttctgttgtggttctttaagtaccagaGTAGGGGCAGCTGCTGAAATGTAATAAGAATGGGGAAAGTTGAATGGCCCTGGGTATACCCCTACTCAGGTTTAGAGCCAGATAAGACACAAGTCAGGGTTGGGTATTTGTGAAGGATTGTACTTTGGATGGAAGCAAGATCTCATCAGCATAACCAGAGGCCTCCATTGCTGATAAGAAGTGGGGTTCTGGGCTGCCTTCATCTGGTGCCCCTGGGAGCAAGACCCTGAGCAGTGTGGCCTGGGGAGATGGCAGATGCACTGCCAAGAGTGAGAGTTCCTAGATACAATGCCTCCTGCCCGACAGCCTCACCTTCAGATACAGCCCCCCTATTCTATAGGGCAGAGCTAGCTTAATTGACCATGAAGATGGGGTCTTCACTCTACTCAGACCTGGATTAAAGGAAGCTAGGAGACTTGTTCAGGAGGCAGCCAGCCTTTTCCCCTTTGTACCCTAGTTTGGTATGAGCTTTGAAATTTGAGGGTCTCAAGGACCTGTTCAGCCTCTCTCCTGACTGCCTAGGACAGCCCAAGGACCAGAATAAAGTTGAGACCACAATAAGAATCCCCAACCAGGAAGGAGATATACAAATTTTAATGTTTCCCTTCTGATGTAatacattttgtgaggcaaaCCTGAAATATGTGGTGTCATACTAGCAAGAAACTATGAAGCTGGACACAAAAATTATACCCCTATTCTGAAGCATGGCTTTATAGAGTAGATGGGGAGTCTGGAACTAAAAGGGGTTAGGTGGGGCACACACAGGGTCTTACAATTTAGTGTCAGATTGGAGGCACACAAGTGTTGCAACATGTGCTCCATAGTACTGTGACTTGTGGCCCATGGGGAGGTGGCACCTGAGCCATATCTGCATCCAGGGAGGCCTGATGTTGCTCCCTACAGTACTCTGTCAACTACCTCCTCCCAGACAGCCTCACCTTTATAAGAATGGTGAGCTACTGCTGGGCTGTCCGGGAGCTCATCTGAAAACCCTCTCCAAAGCTAAACCCACCACTATGGGGAGACTCAGGTGGCCTGCCTGACCTGTGCCTCTTCTTCCATTACACAGAATGGATGCCTCAGGTTGCCTGGACGCACCCAGGAGGCCTTCGGAAAAACAGGCAAGGAAGGGAGTCACCCAAGAAGGTGCATGAAACTGATGAGCCTGGAAGGGTTCCCATCTACTGGCTTCCCTCTTGGTAGGGTGCTTGATTCTTCAtctgtagaaaaaaattaaaagatgggtctggggtggtggctcagtggtagagtgtttgcctagcatgtgtgaggcgctgggtttgattctaggcaccacatacaaataaataaatattcatcaacaactaaaaaatatatttttaaaaacatttatctttagttgtaggtggacacaatacgtttatttttatttttttaaataatgttgtttattctttcttttgtgtggtgctgaggatcgaacccagggcctcatgcatgccaggtgagtgctctaccactgagccacaactgcagccccctaaaatatatttttaaaaaataaaaagagtggggctgggaatgtggctcaagcggtaacgcgcttgcctggcatgcacggggcgctgagttcgatcctcagcaccacctaaaataaaataaagatgtgtccaccgaaaactgaaaaataaatattttaaaaaattctctctcctctccctctctcttaaaaaaaaaaaaaaaaaaaagtagctgaTAAGACAGGGAGGCAGAGAAGAACTAGGAAAAAGGGCCAACATGTAGTCCCTTTGCTACCTGCCCCCCACCCCTGTGTCTTTGGAGCTTTAGCAACTCCAGGGCAACTCTAGAGTCTTTTTCGGGGGTGGGGTACATCTGGAATTGGACCCAGAAGTTGCACATGTTAAGCACACCCTCTATtactaagctatattctcagtcCCTCTTCAGGCTTCTTGAGACCTGGGAACTCAAAACCAGCaggcaaaagaaagcattttctcCTTCTAACCCATTCTTTTCCCAGGTCCTAGGCAGTAGTGAAGGCCCTCCTAAGCTCAGAAGGCCAAGGGTGGAACTGAGGAGGTGGAGGAAGGGAGCTCATTATGCCCAATTCCGTGGCAGCACTGGCCTTGCTAAAAGGGCCCAAGAAGCAGTGTGGGCTTGGCCTATCTTAAGGACCACCGATAGTAGAAGAGAGTGTGGGAGaaccagtaatattcaggaccttTAATACTGAAAAAATGGCATCTTCTCCAGCCAGGAATGTCACTGTACCATAGCTTCCCAGGGAGCTTGGTGCCATGCAGACAGCTCAAAGGCCCTAGGACCAGGGAGAAGGCAGAATTTGGTTCTTACGCAAGGGATCTGGGACCATGGGACACATTTGTGACATTTCCTCTGTAGTCTATAGCTCAAATCTCTCCTGCCTTCCAGATGGAGATGATATGTCAGCCCACAACAGATCCAAGTGCCCAACTGCTTGGCAGTAGTCCCTGGTATAGCATAGCTGACCAAGCCCAGAGCTGCGAGGATAAAATGCAGGGCCAGGCCCATCCTTTACTTGGGCTTCTCTCAAGTTGAAGTCATATGCTTTCCCCTACCCCACTATTGTGTGCTGCACAAACCAAAGTCCCTCCCTTGCTCTGAAGGCCACAAGGACccaaatacaagggggagaagagGGGTAGACCACTCACTGCCGGCTGGGTGTCTGTGCTTCCCTCGGAGCTGTCTGCCTCCAGATGGAACCTCTGGTCCCTGGGCTCCTGCTGGGGCTCCGAAGTTCTGCATGAGGACCCCTCACTACCAGGGTTCCTGTGCTCTTCACTGTCCTTTGTCCCTGCGCAGAGTTGCCAGTCAATGGCCAAGTTTGGAGGCTCCAGCTGACCCCATCAGGGTCCAGCATTGATTTAGGATATCTAGGGCTTGGGAGGGCAAGAAGCAGATGGGCCAGGATACTGCTCAGGCTCCAGATAGCTGCTGAATAGGAGAGGGTGACAGAACAACCCAGAAGCCACAAGCATCCTCCAGTCACAAGAACAGCCAGAGGGAATAGACGGGAAGTGCACTCCAGGGAAGGGAGGCCTGCAGACAGGGAAAACCCCAGGTGGAACCCTGGGCATCCTGGCATCTTCAGAAGCAGGAAAAGCTGGGGCTGAGAGCATGGCCTGAGCCCACCCTGGGTGCCTGACCTGCAGGATGGTCCCTCTGTTGGTCCATGTGTTCCAGACTCTCCAACAGGCTGTCCACTTGGGCTTTGATCTGGCTCAGCTCCCCTCTGATGGAGCGCAGCTCCTCAGTCCTGACTGCTGGGAGAGGGCCAGTGTTGGACCTCAGCTCCTGGGCACAGAGGCCACAGGAGATGAGGGCAACGTTGCCAGGGCTCTGGGGCCTGTTCTTATTGTAGGTACAGCCATACAGTTCCTCCCAAGCTCTGCAGGAGAAATCTATGTCCCCTTACTTACGCTTTATCTGCCTGGGGGACAGGTGGTTATTCCTGGAATCTTTGTAGGGGCTGCAACTGTTCTTGACTCCCATGCCCAAGTGGGTCCTTCTCATCTTGGAAGGCATCTGGCTGATGAGTGGAGGGATCCTCTGGTATTCATACATTCTATAGGGACAGGAGAGATGAGAAGTCAAGCCGATCAGCACCACCATCTCCCCCAGAGGACCCAGGAGTAGGACCCACTCACCTGTAGGGGACTTCTTCTCTGTGCAGCTCAAAGTTCAGGTTGTAGttactgctgctgctgcagagacaaATGGgaagttgggggggggggggtcactgTCTAGGGCCAGAATTTCTACCTGGTCCCTAATTGAATTTGGGGAAGTGGAAATAACGCAGCTGTTCCTTAGAGCCCCAGGATTCTCCACCTGAAGAACCCCCTgggacttgctcaaggtcactttGAGAGACCACAGCAAACCAGCTTTCCCCTGGATGCACTCTGATGAGGAGCTAATGGTTCCAGGTGGCAGGAAGGGACAATCGCCTGCAGGCTTCTGGCCCTCCAAAGGCTTTTCTGCTTAAGCAGGGAACTGTTGATGTTCTGGATCTTAATCTGGCAAAGGATGAAAAGGAAGAATTAAGTCAGAGCCCAAAGCCACTGTGGGGGTGTGAGAGTCTTTAATCCTCCTGTGGCAATTGCCAGGATGCAGGGACTAGCACAGGCAGGGCCAGCAGGCAAGGACAGAGCTGTGGCCAGACCATCTACCCCTTTGCTGCAGGCCTTGGAAAAGATCAAGCTCCAGACAGAACCCAAAGCTCACATTGTCTGACTTCAGCCCTTCTCACACACACGCTCAGGGGTGCAGGTGCCAGGAGGGTGGGGGATTCCTTCATCGTCGAGACTCTTCTGCCTCGGCAGGAGCTTCAGGTACCATGGCGCTAGGCTGGGGAAGGTGAGGAATTGGGGATAGTGGAGAGGGTGCATGGGAGGTGTATGGGATAGTGGAGAGGGGCATAAGTTCTGGAACAACTTTCTGGTACTGCTCAGGGTCAGCCCAAAATAGGCCAGGTGTGTGGGGTTCCCTAGGGCGGTCCCTGAGCGGGCCGCCCTTCCCTTTCATCTTCAGGGTCCCCAGAGCTGCAGCCCGGGAAGCACAGGGCTGCTGACGATTCCGGTGGATGGGAGGCGGAGGAAGAGAAAGGACTTGCGGACGGTCGCAGATTCCTCCTCCTTCCCGCTCCCCGCAGGTGATGTGGGTTTGGGATGGGAGGAGCGCTGTGATCAGGTCCGAGCCCCAGGTGACCAGTTTCTGGAGTCCAGAAGGTTGGGCAGACACCCGATCTCAAAGGACGTCTGTCTTTGACCACCTGAGCCTCGATGTTGGCTCCCTTCACAGCTCAGCAttggtggttcagtggtagaattctcGCCTGCCACGcgggaggcccgggttcgattcccggccaatgcacaactggcttttttttccttttgttgtttTTGACTTCCTTACTCCTGTTTTCCAAAATGACCATTTTAAATGTATTAAGCCAGGGATGAGTCTTGCGAAAGAATAGAATGTTGCTAACTACTGCTCAAGTTGAGACAGGCAGGCGTTTGGGCGCATGCGCTCCTGCAGCGGAGCCTGTTTCAGGGAGAGGTCCCTCTCCGCCAGGGCCCTCTCTACTCCCGCTTCCTCTGCGAGTGCTGACCCGTTCCCCAGGCGATGTCCCTGCCTATTTCTCCCCCAGGGGAGCGTCCTGGTTGCACCCGGGCAGCGGCGTCCGCTGCCTCTGGTCTGGAAATGGTTACAGTCTGCAAGCCTGGACCTTCCAACGACAAGAGAGAAAACACAGTCgg carries:
- the Exosc6 gene encoding exosome complex component MTR3, producing the protein MPGDHRRIRGPEESQPPQLYAADEDEPPVARDPTRLRPVYARAGLLSQAKGSAYLEAGGTKVLCAVSGPRQAEGGERGSGPAGAGGEAPAALRGRLLCDFRRAPFSGRRRRAPPGGGEERELALALQEALEPAVRLGRYPRAQLEVSALLLEDGGSALAAALTAAALALADAGIEMYDLVVGCGLSLSPGPAPTWLLDPTRLEEERAAAGFTVALMPVLNQVAGLLGSGEGGQTESWAEALRLGLEGCQRLYPVLQQCLVRAARRRGAASAS